The Mangrovimonas cancribranchiae nucleotide sequence GCCGGCATCATTAGAATAACCAGGATTAATAGTTACTGTTTCTCCAGCTCCTAAAAGAGGTTGCCCACTTAATGCTGCAATTTGATTACTTACAAAACTAGCATCACCTGTAGTTCTTAAAGATTCTCTTAAAAGAATACGTAACTTTATTGTGTTAGCAAACTTTTCCCACATAGCCATATTACCTGCAAAAACAACATCTGCATCGGCTAGTTCTTCAGTATCTAAATTTGTATTATTATTTATAAGATCAACAGCATCCGTTAAATCTTGTAAAAGAGCTCTATAAACACTTTCAGCATCATCATAAGCTGGAGTTAAGTTTTCTTGAAATTGGTGCATTTCTGTAAAAGGAATATCACCATAAAGGTCTACTAAATATTGAAAGTAAAAAGCTCTCATAATTTTGGCTACAGCAATATGATTTTCATAATTAGGGAAATCTGTATTAATAATTGCTGTTAAGTTAGCTGTTGAGCTAAATAAACCATCCCAAATACCAGCATAAAAAGTATTATCTATACCAGTTAAAGTAAATTCTTCTACAAAACCACCAGTTACACTAGTAACATCTCCAGCCCAGTTTTGCATCATGGAATTACCTAGGTAATTTCCTGTGGAAGTAAAAGTCGAAAAAGGTCCTGTTAACGCTGCAGGAAGTATTAAATCTGGATTTAAACTTTCTGCTTGTGGGTTATTTGGATCTTCATTTATATCCAAATAGTCTGAACAACTTGCAATACTAAATAGTGCAAGTGATAGAATAAATATGTGTTTTATTTTCTTCATTTTCATTTTTTTTAGAATGTTAGATTGACATTAAAACCAAAAGATCTTGTTGAAGGGTATTGAGCTGTATTACTAATACCTTGCGCATTTCCTGTAGAAAAGTTAACCTCAGGGTCAATACCAATGTTTTCATCAGGGAAAACTGTAATAGGGTTTCTAGCAATTACACCAACTGATAATCTATCAATTTTAGTGTTTGATAAAATCTTGCTTGGAAATTCATAAGTAAGAGATAATTCTCTAACTTTAAATGCTGTGGCATCAAAAATATTATTCTCACCAACATCGGCATAATCTCCAGAGAAATAGTTTACATAATCAGCCATAGTATTCCCACCAGTTGTGTAAGAATTATTAGCTTCATATACTCCAGGAGAAACCTCGATTGCAGAGTTAGGGAAAATAAATGGTTGTCTTCCGTTTTGCGCCGTTACAGGGGCATGACCACTCCATGTTAATTCTCTAGCAGTTAACGATCCAAATACATGACCCGTTCTGTAATCCATTACAGCGGATAAAGTAAAGCCTTTGTAGCTGAATGACGTATTATAATTAATAATATAATCTGGAGTAGTTTTTTGTGGATTAACAAACTCTGATGTTGTTCTTGGAGCGTTATATGGAGAATCAGTATCTATAAGAACTCTTCCATAAGGATCTCTTTCGTAGCTGGTTGCTTTAATAACAGGGAAAGGTTGTCCTACTTCAGCAAAGATAGCCATACCAGCTACTGAGTTTGTTAAAGCTAAACTGTTAACACCATCTGCTAATTCATCAACCTTAGTTTCATAAGTTGTAAAACTTAAATTGTTTGTCCATTCAAAATTATCTGTTCTAATAGGTGTGAAGCCTAAATCAACTTCAAATCCTTCAGAAGAAGTCTTACCAATATTCTGTGTTAGGTTAGATACACCTGAAGCAGAAGATCCTTGCACGCCTATAATTTGGTTTTTGTTTTCTGTGTTATAATAAGAACCACTAAGTGTTAATCTACGCTTAAAGAACTCCAAATCAAGATTAAATTCTAATGAATTGATATATTCATTTTCAATCATAGGATCTGTAATAGATGGGTTTATAACAAACGAGTTTAAGTCCCCATAAGAATAGCCTCCTGCTTGAACACCAACAACATCAGTAGCATAAGTACCAACGTTTGCATTACCTACTTGTACATAGTTAGCAGAAACTTTAGCATAACCTAATACATCACCTTTTATAGATGGGAAAGCTTTTGTAGGAACAAAAGATAAACCTACACTAGGATAGAAGAACGATCTGTTATCTTTATGTAATCTAGAAGTCCAATCATTTCGTCCTGTAGCAGATAAGAATAAAAAGTCTTTATAGCCTAAGTCTACTTGTCCAAATAAACCTATTGTTCTTGATCTTGCTTTTGAGTTACCAGTAGTTGGTACACCAGTATAGTTTTGAGCATTGTAGAAACCAGCAATGGTTAAGTCTGTATCGCTATGAGAAACAGAGCTACTCATGTTATCTGTGATGTTGTTACCTAATAACACTTGT carries:
- a CDS encoding SusD/RagB family nutrient-binding outer membrane lipoprotein, translating into MKKIKHIFILSLALFSIASCSDYLDINEDPNNPQAESLNPDLILPAALTGPFSTFTSTGNYLGNSMMQNWAGDVTSVTGGFVEEFTLTGIDNTFYAGIWDGLFSSTANLTAIINTDFPNYENHIAVAKIMRAFYFQYLVDLYGDIPFTEMHQFQENLTPAYDDAESVYRALLQDLTDAVDLINNNTNLDTEELADADVVFAGNMAMWEKFANTIKLRILLRESLRTTGDASFVSNQIAALSGQPLLGAGETVTINPGYSNDAGKQNPYFASYGEDSGGNATFNRDFIRAADYAVQFLNGSTNGIFDNRINGIYEAESGFAILGIVQGETNDTATPNSARIGPSLVISSEQDGILMTSSESLLLQAEAAEYYGFPGSGLDYFQQAITDSFAFHGLAMGTYMTDIETDNGTIDGEGLGWNTTTDKREAIMTQKWIALNGINGLESFVEYTRTGYPDVPLAINASRPARFIRLLYPQSEYISNSANVPQQSNSDMFSVPVFWNE